Proteins encoded by one window of uncultured Campylobacter sp.:
- the selD gene encoding selenide, water dikinase SelD translates to MYRDFNLTKFIAAAGUAAKLDPAGLTENLGNLIEPNANLLSSTCSNEDASVFRISDDLALVQTLDFITPLVDDPFIFGQIAAANSLSDVFAMGGEVINALNIVGFDDCHFSNEILREILRGGKDKIKECGGALVGGHTISTPEIYYGLSVTGRVNPRKFWSNNTAREGDLLILTKPLGTGIIATAIKAKFLKFEEFRDAIESMILLNFYAVGALAGLKIHAATDVTGFGLLGHALEMINENVSFKIYPSKIPLLKSALRCLDEGLVPAGSYKNLKFIAPGVDSEPDIMLCDAQTSGGLLLAVAEKDAARALVNLKNAGYASSAIIGEVIAHAEHKIYLV, encoded by the coding sequence ATCTACAGAGATTTTAACCTCACGAAATTTATTGCAGCCGCCGGTTGAGCCGCCAAGCTTGACCCGGCGGGTCTAACCGAAAATCTTGGAAATTTAATCGAGCCCAATGCGAACCTGCTGTCGTCCACCTGCAGCAACGAAGATGCGAGCGTATTTCGTATAAGCGACGATCTTGCGCTCGTGCAGACGCTCGATTTCATCACCCCTTTGGTAGACGATCCGTTTATCTTCGGACAGATCGCGGCGGCAAACTCCCTAAGCGACGTATTTGCGATGGGCGGCGAAGTGATAAACGCCCTAAACATCGTGGGTTTTGACGATTGTCATTTCTCAAACGAAATTCTGCGCGAAATTTTGCGCGGCGGCAAAGACAAGATCAAAGAGTGCGGAGGAGCTTTGGTGGGCGGCCACACCATCTCTACTCCTGAAATTTATTACGGACTTAGCGTCACGGGGCGCGTGAATCCGCGTAAATTTTGGAGTAATAATACAGCGCGCGAAGGCGACCTGCTGATCCTAACAAAACCCCTCGGTACGGGCATCATCGCTACGGCTATCAAGGCGAAATTTCTTAAATTTGAAGAATTTCGTGATGCGATAGAGAGCATGATTTTGCTAAATTTTTATGCCGTGGGCGCATTGGCGGGTTTAAAAATACATGCCGCAACCGACGTAACGGGCTTTGGACTACTTGGACACGCGCTTGAGATGATAAACGAGAACGTGAGTTTTAAAATTTATCCTAGCAAAATTCCGCTTCTAAAAAGCGCTCTAAGATGCCTTGATGAGGGGCTGGTCCCCGCCGGAAGCTATAAAAATTTAAAATTTATCGCGCCTGGTGTCGATTCCGAGCCGGACATAATGCTTTGCGACGCGCAAACCAGCGGCGGACTTCTGCTTGCCGTAGCGGAAAAGGACGCGGCGCGAGCGCTTGTAAATTTAAAAAACGCAGGCTACGCTAGTAGCGCTATCATCGGCGAAGTTATAGCACATGCCGAACATAAAATTTATTTAGTTTAA
- the yedF gene encoding sulfurtransferase-like selenium metabolism protein YedF, with product MQLDCRNLNCPEPLLRTKKALGELKIGENLEILVNDVAPRENIKRFLAKNGFEAKISQAGADTLIKTVKTDELKDENIDDIYCNVAAPKRGKVIFLNEEQCGSGPIGKSLLAKFLGAALSLDEKPVKVICVNNAVRITTNRGHECFEAIKKLNEAGAEILSCGSCLEGYKLVDKLAIGEISNAYEIMDVLSKYEVIKL from the coding sequence ATGCAACTAGATTGTCGCAATTTAAATTGCCCGGAGCCGCTTTTACGCACTAAAAAAGCTCTCGGCGAGCTAAAAATCGGAGAGAATTTAGAAATTTTAGTAAACGACGTAGCGCCGCGCGAAAACATAAAACGCTTTTTGGCTAAAAACGGCTTTGAGGCGAAAATTTCACAAGCGGGCGCCGACACGCTTATAAAAACCGTAAAAACGGACGAGCTGAAAGATGAAAATATCGACGATATTTATTGTAACGTCGCGGCGCCGAAAAGAGGCAAGGTGATATTCCTAAACGAGGAGCAGTGCGGAAGCGGCCCGATCGGAAAGAGCTTGCTTGCTAAATTTTTAGGTGCGGCACTAAGCTTAGACGAAAAACCCGTAAAGGTCATCTGTGTAAACAACGCCGTGCGCATAACCACCAACCGCGGCCACGAATGCTTTGAGGCGATCAAAAAACTAAACGAAGCGGGGGCTGAAATTTTAAGCTGTGGAAGCTGTCTAGAGGGCTACAAACTGGTCGATAAGCTCGCGATCGGCGAGATTTCAAATGCATACGAAATCATGGACGTCCTATCAAAATACGAAGTAATCAAACTATGA